One window of Bifidobacteriaceae bacterium genomic DNA carries:
- a CDS encoding DUF47 family protein, producing the protein MRFSLTPKDTSFFDLLAAQARHLVDGADVLEQMIGADFDERVDLAVQLREIEHTADVSTHTIIKKLNSSFVTPFDRDDIYDLASALDDCMDHMEEAADLIVLYRIDTLPKKIGKQITILRRAAAETAEAMPRLRSLDGLSEYWVEINRLENQADRAYRAMLADLFQSETDAILVMKLKELIEALENAADSFERVANTVETIALKES; encoded by the coding sequence GTGCGGTTCAGTTTGACCCCCAAAGATACGTCGTTCTTTGACCTGCTCGCAGCCCAGGCCCGCCACCTGGTGGACGGCGCTGACGTGTTGGAACAGATGATCGGGGCTGATTTTGACGAGAGGGTGGACCTGGCGGTCCAACTGCGGGAGATCGAGCACACCGCAGATGTGTCCACCCACACCATCATCAAGAAGCTGAACTCGAGCTTCGTCACGCCGTTCGACCGGGACGACATCTACGACTTGGCGTCCGCGTTGGATGACTGCATGGACCACATGGAGGAAGCCGCAGACCTGATTGTCCTCTACCGGATCGACACGCTGCCGAAGAAGATCGGCAAGCAGATCACCATTTTGCGGCGGGCGGCGGCGGAGACGGCCGAGGCAATGCCCAGGCTGCGCTCGCTTGACGGCCTGTCCGAGTACTGGGTGGAGATCAACCGCCTGGAGAACCAAGCGGACCGCGCCTACCGGGCTATGCTGGCCGATCTCTTCCAGTCGGAGACCGACGCGATCCTTGTCATGAAGCTGAAGGAATTGATCGAGGCGCTGGAAAACGCTGCGGATTCCTTCGAACGGGTGGCCAACACCGTCGAAACGATCGCGCTCAAGGAGTCCTGA
- a CDS encoding inorganic phosphate transporter: MTPEIILAVAVMAIAVAFDFTNGFHDAANAIATAVSTRALRPRAALTMAAVMNLIGALMGTAVAETIATQIVNLGGLDEHEQLSIVLAALLGAITWNLITWWFGLPSSSSHALIGGLAGAGLGAIIIQWDDVAVKWGKIGEKVLIPMVASPAIGFTLAFFGMIAALWLFRRSSPHKTMRRFRVAQVGSAAALALGHGLQDAQKTMGVIFMASMAVGWNEAGDPIPFWIKALAASAISAGTYSGGWRIMRTLGRKVIQVDPARGFVAEATGAIVLYLAAFTPIHAPISTTHTITSAIMGVGATRSLSAVRWGVAKNIVTAWVLTIPAAGITAILFFLTIQLVSGLF; encoded by the coding sequence ATGACTCCGGAGATCATCCTCGCGGTTGCGGTCATGGCGATCGCGGTCGCGTTCGATTTCACAAACGGCTTTCACGATGCCGCCAACGCGATCGCCACCGCCGTGTCCACCCGCGCACTGCGCCCCCGTGCGGCCTTGACCATGGCGGCCGTCATGAACCTGATCGGCGCGCTGATGGGGACGGCGGTGGCGGAAACGATCGCCACCCAGATCGTCAACCTGGGCGGGCTGGACGAACACGAACAGCTTTCGATTGTGCTGGCCGCGCTGCTGGGCGCGATCACCTGGAACTTGATCACGTGGTGGTTCGGGCTGCCGTCCTCGTCTTCGCACGCCTTGATTGGGGGTTTGGCCGGCGCCGGGCTGGGGGCGATCATCATCCAGTGGGACGACGTGGCGGTCAAATGGGGCAAGATCGGGGAGAAGGTGCTGATCCCAATGGTCGCCTCGCCCGCGATCGGCTTCACGTTGGCGTTCTTCGGCATGATCGCGGCGTTGTGGCTGTTCAGGCGCTCCTCGCCGCACAAGACCATGCGGCGCTTCCGGGTGGCGCAGGTCGGGTCGGCGGCGGCCCTGGCGTTGGGGCACGGACTTCAGGACGCGCAGAAGACCATGGGTGTGATCTTCATGGCTTCGATGGCGGTGGGCTGGAACGAGGCGGGCGACCCGATCCCGTTCTGGATCAAGGCTTTGGCCGCCTCCGCGATTTCGGCGGGCACCTATTCCGGCGGTTGGCGGATCATGCGCACGCTGGGCCGCAAGGTCATCCAGGTTGATCCGGCGCGCGGGTTCGTGGCCGAGGCGACCGGGGCGATCGTCCTCTACCTGGCCGCGTTCACCCCGATCCACGCCCCGATCTCCACCACCCACACCATCACCAGCGCCATCATGGGCGTGGGCGCCACTCGGTCCCTTTCGGCTGTGCGCTGGGGGGTGGCGAAGAACATTGTGACCGCCTGGGTTCTGACCATCCC